The Phoenix dactylifera cultivar Barhee BC4 chromosome 9, palm_55x_up_171113_PBpolish2nd_filt_p, whole genome shotgun sequence genome window below encodes:
- the LOC103701873 gene encoding putative glutamine amidotransferase GAT1_2.1 gives MASSELSLILPRVLIVSRRTVRKNKFVDFVGEYHLDLIVGYGAVPVIVPRVSGVHMLLESFEPIHGVLLCEGEDIDPSCYEAEISGLSPEELDEIRRLHASDTAIDREKDSIELRLARLCLERNIPYLGICRGSQVLNVACGGSLYLDVEKERKKEGKEAAVHIDYSNYDGHRHAVRVVESTPLHSWFRESLEDGKMELMVNSYHHQGVKRLAERFVPMAHAHDGLVEGFYDPDAHNPEEGKFIMGLQFHPERMRRPSSDEFDYPGCPKAYQEFVKAVIAYQKKLNSSANLKDEPRLDQEMEKKRKIIVRSFSIAKNLYNGRPDMPPSKESDLEAGAEFLELNTVLSLQQEKRLKQMGATVRNASSYLQRLKMNEEREMAARNVMGKMSIEQLSELLSFYRMMGQICSEVLENKLKATST, from the exons ATGGCTTCTTCCGAGCTGTCGCTGATCCTCCCTAGAGTACTCATTGTCTCTCGCCGGACCGTCCGCAAGAACAAATTCGTCGACTTTGTCG GGGAgtatcatcttgatctcatcGTCGGCTATGGCGCCGTACCGGTGATCGTTCCTCGTGTCTCCGGCGTCCACATGCTGCTCGAAAGCTTCGAGCCGATCCACGGCGTGCTTCTCTGCGAGGGGGAGGACATCGACCCCTCCTGCTACGAGGCCGAGATCTCCGGGCTCTCCCCCGAGGAGCTCGACGAGATTCGCCGCCTCCACGCGAGCGACACCGCCATCGACCGAGAGAAGGACTCCATCGAGCTCCGCCTCGCCAGGCTCTGCCTCGAGCGCAACATCCCCTACCTCGGCATCTGCCGCGGCTCGCAAGTCCTCAACGTCGCCTGCGGGGGCTCGCTGTACCTGGACGTCGAGAAGGAGCGAAAGAAGGAGGGCAAGGAAGCGGCGGTGCACATCGACTACAGCAACTACGACGGTCACCGGCACGCGGTGAGGGTGGTGGAGAGCACTCCGTTGCACTCTTGGTTTCGGGAATCGTTGGAGGATGGGAAGATGGAGCTCATGGTGAACAGCTATCACCACCAGGGGGTTAAGAGATTGGCCGAGCGCTTCGTCCCGATGGCCCATGCGCACGATGGATTGGTCGAGGGGTTCTACGATCCCGACGCGCACAATCCCGAGGAGGGCAAGTTTATCATGGGATTGCAATTTCATCCCGAGCGAATGAGGCGGCCTAGCTCGGATGAATTCGATTATCCAGGATGCCCAAAGGCTTATCAG GAATTCGTTAAGGCGGTGATTGCTTATCAGAAGAAGCTGAACAGCTCTGCCAATCTAAAAGACGAACCCAGGCTGGATCAAGaaatggagaagaaaaggaagatcaTTGTTCGAAGCTTTTCTATTGCCAAGAATTTGTATAATGGGAGGCCAGACATGCCTCCATCCAAAGAGTCAGATCTCGAAGCTGGAGCTGAATTCCTTGAG TTGAACACAGTGCTGAGCTTGCAGCAAGAGAAGAGGTTGAAGCAGATGGGTGCGACCGTAAGGAATGCATCATCCTATCTGCAGAGACTAAAGATGAATGAGGAGAGGGAGATGGCTGCGAGGAATGTAATGGGGAAGATGTCTATAGAGCAGCTGTCCGAACTCCTTTCCTTCTACCGCATGATGGGGCAGATTTGCTCAGAGGTGTTGGAGAACAAACTCAAGGCTACATCAACTTGA
- the LOC103701871 gene encoding uncharacterized protein LOC103701871 — protein sequence MGISIAVVAVILFLDLFAFVLAVGAEMRRSTGRVVPDEYDERTYCQYDSDASTAYGLGAFGMLLLSQAVVSGVTRCLCFGRGLTPGRTRACAVASFVLFWFSFVVAEACLVAGSARNAYHTKYLGYYAKQDLSSCVALRKGVFAAAAALVLVSMVMSLLFYWSYSRADTGGWVKHQNEGGVGMAEYGPNKGEFGLPKA from the exons ATGGGGATCTCGATCGCGGTGGTGGCCGTGATCTTGTTCCTCGACCTCTTCGCCTTCGTCCTCGCCGTGGGTGCAGAGATGAGAAGGAGTACG GGGAGGGTGGTGCCGGACGAGTATGATGAGCGGACGTACTGTCAGTACGACTCCGACGCGTCGACGGCGTACGGGCTGGGGGCGTTCGGGATGTTGCTGTTGAGCCAGGCGGTGGTGAGTGGCGTCACCCGCTGCCTCTGCTTCGGCCGGGGGCTCACCCCTGGTCGGACCAGGGCCTGCGCCGTTGCTTCCTTTGTTCTCTTCTG GTTTAGTTTTGTGGTGGCGGAGGCATGCCTCGTGGCAGGGTCAGCTAGGAACGCATACCACACAAAGTACCTGGGTTACTATGCCAAGCAGGACTTGTCATCATGTGTAGCACTGCGAAAGGGGGTCTTTGCAGCAGCAGCTGCATTGGTGTTGGTTTCCATGGTGATGTCTCTCTTGTTCTATTGGAGCTACTCCAGGGCTGACACCGGAGGATGGGTGAAGCACCAAAATGAAGGTGGCGTGGGAATGGCAGAGTATGGTCCTAATAAGGGCGAGTTCGGACTGCCCAAGGCTTAA